A region of Vanessa cardui chromosome 1, ilVanCard2.1, whole genome shotgun sequence DNA encodes the following proteins:
- the LOC124529611 gene encoding 28S ribosomal protein S29, mitochondrial yields the protein MLSRNLRFLSRRYSQAVTFRTTETSPSKQNENQIGLFYTVNNDVCKQLFGHGGLPKSYMKQTKTFTETSLMVRLPALDIINCIKATDFDKPVIRYMLYGEIGAGKSLTLAHLLHYAYEDGYLIVHVPWVSEWLRRVPRHKEMSNSQTHEGLVDLPLDGAAWLLHFKMQNQVLLKKGNLKISKEYVWSKREKTPEGAPLSELIEHGITRVKYACDVIDALISEIKILSNSKQCKTFVAIDGFNTFFYPLTRLSTPTKKKVTPEEVTLTKSFMEITKNDWVNGVIILTADQLGVSQDHQESHLPKYLLYKKGFEHIDPFVPVEVGRYSEREFMSCASYYRDRLWLRGPPETESELKLASACNPYKFMELCAPL from the exons atgttatctcgtaatttaagatttttgtcGCGGCGGTATTCTCAGGCGGTTACCTTTAGAACAACAGAAACTTCACCC tctaAACAAAACGAAAATCAGATTGGATTGTTTTACACAGTGAACAATGATGTGTGTAAGCAATTGTTTGGTCACGGTGGACTTCCTAAAAGCTACATGAAACAGACTAAGACTTTCACAGAAACATCCCTGATGGTTCGTCTTCCTGCTCTGGATATAATTAACTGCATAaaagcaacagattttgataaaCCAGTTATTCGGTATATGTTAT ATGGTGAGATAGGAGCTGGTAAGTCATTGACTTTGGCCCACCTACTTCATTACGCTTATGAAGATGGATATCTCATAGTCCATGTTCCTTGGG taTCTGAATGGTTACGACGTGTGCCACGCCACAAAGAGATGTCTAATTCACAAACTCATGAAGGCCTTGTTGACTTACCCCTTGATGGTGCAGCATGGCTACTCCACTTTAAAATGCAAAACCAGGTTCTTCTAAAGAAGGGTAAT ttaaaaatttcaaaagaatATGTATGGAGCAAACGGGAGAAGACTCCAGAAGGTGCACCATTATCAGAGCTAATTGAGCACGGGATTACACGTGTGAAATACGCCTGTGACGTCATTGACGCGCTCATAagcgaaattaaaattttatcaaatagtaAACA ATGCAAAACATTTGTAGCTATAGATGGTTTTAACACATTTTTCTATCCTCTTACGAGGCTCAGTACGCCAACTAAGAAAAAAGTTACTCCTGAAGAAGTCACACTTACAAAGTCATTTATggaaattacaaaaaatgattgg gtCAATGGTGTTATCATTCTTACAGCTGACCAATTGGGTGTGTCACAGGATCACCAAGAGAGTCATTTGCCTAAATATCTACTTTATAAAAAG GGATTTGAACACATTGACCCGTTTGTTCCCGTAGAAGTTGGGAGATACAGTGAACGGGAATTTATGAGCTGTGCTAGTTATTATAGAGACAGACTTTGGTTGAGAGGCCCTCCTGAAACAGAAAGTGAACTCAAACTCGCTAGTGCCTGCAATCCTTATAAGTTTATGGAACTATGTGcacctttataa
- the LOC124532748 gene encoding unconventional prefoldin RPB5 interactor, giving the protein MDILRGIYEKSLLENEKNIRFWEDYLQNLNNLDFTVYSEKLKVPILVPIGNKILFRGDLKHTNEVTVALGADYFAKCSIKQAEILRQHRIKDAKSKLEEYYKEKEYLERQVSFGKENFHENAGQNLIEVCSEEEDLAWRKHHKEKVKQYKQGKSKTHEEPSNQMTDEELWLRLEELELQEELENELDNTTNHDSIDESEENSYDSFIIKEDDVSNIVTEKKEQQEAHITHNIPKQTSKIDLLEQVIDRQKMLEIKLTEMKNRQRVQSKTENDLLSRLDEIEQLDELEDEMDRLDDILEESSEDDSKHDDKSNRIKKSITFADEEDNETIDINFKHSDFESSKDQYDPKKGITKPSDIYDAFSNLFANATTSILRKSKYDNIDIQNENLISAEMDNKVHSVKKIEKKTICINDVIEKTDQNQNKVDSEDRPKSLFKKRRQQQKLQ; this is encoded by the exons atggaTATTCTCAGAGGTATCTATGAAAAA AGTTTACTTGAAAATGAGAAGAACATTCGGTTTTGGGAAGACTATTTACAGAATCTGAATAACCTAGATTTCACTGTTTATtctgaaaaattaaaagtaccAATTTTAGTTCCcataggaaataaaatattatttcgaggAGATTTGAAACACACTAATGAAGTAACTGTAGCACTCGGCGCTGACTACTTCGCGAAATGTTCTATTAAACAGGCCGAGattttaagacaacatagaattaAAG atgCAAAATCAAAACTTGAAGAGTACTATAAAGAAAAAGAATACCTTGAAAGGCAAGTTTCATTTGGTAAAGAAAATTTTCATGAGAATGCtggtcaaaatttaattgaagtgTGCAGTGAGGAAGAGGATCTGGCTTGGCGGAAACATCATAAAGAGAAAGTGAAACAATACAAACAGGGTAAAAGCAAAACACATGAGGAGCCATCAAATCAAATGACTGATGAGGAGCTGTGGCTGAGATTAGAAGAACTTGAACTTCAGGAAGAACTGGAAAATGAATTAGACAATACAACAAATCACGACAGTATTGATGAAAGTGAAGAAAATAGTTATGATTCTTTCATTATCAAAGAAGATGACGTTAGTAATATTGTAACAGAGAAAAAAGAACAACAAGAAGCACATATTACTCATAATATTCCGAAACAGACATCCAAAATAGATTTGTTAGAACAAGTTATAGATAGGCAAAAAATGttggaaattaaattaactgAAATGAAAAATAGACAACGGGTTCAAAGTAAAActgaaaatgatttattatccAGATTAGATGAAATAGAACAGCTTGATGAGCTGGAAGATGAAATGGACAG gttgGATGATATTTTAGAAGAAAGCAGTGAAGACGATAGTAAACATGATGATAAATCAAACaggataaaaaaaagtattacatttGCTGATGAAGAAGACAATGAAAcaatagatataaattttaagcatTCAGACTTTGAATCATCTAAAGACCAATATGATCCAAAGAAAGGCATTACAAAACCTAGCGATATATATGATGCCTTCTCAAATCTTTTTGCTAATGCAACAACATCAATTTTAAGGAAatcaaaatatgataatattgatattcaaaATGAGAATTTAATTTCTGCTGAAATGGATAATAAAGTCCACTCAgtcaaaaaaattgaaaaaaagacaATTTGTATCAATGATGTTATAGAAAAAACGGATCAGAATCAAAATAAGGTAGATAGTGAAGATAGACCAAAAAGTCTCTTCAAAAAAAGAAGACAGcaacaaaaattacaataa